One segment of Capnocytophaga sp. oral taxon 878 DNA contains the following:
- the mnmD gene encoding tRNA (5-methylaminomethyl-2-thiouridine)(34)-methyltransferase MnmD, with protein sequence MIELIKTSDGSTSLYLPELNETYHSKHGALQETQHVFIHNGLQLFHSQSLAILEIGFGTGLNALVTYQQHNNLQLNIHYETTEAYPLQWEQASMMNYPEMLSAPLLHTVFKQIHTCPWGENITLSPTFTFKKRLQRFETITDKQQFDLIYFDAFGAQVQPELWEEDIFKRMYNALKKNGILVTYAAKGSVRRAMQACGFTVERLPGPPMKREMLRARKD encoded by the coding sequence ATGATTGAACTTATAAAAACCTCCGATGGCTCCACCAGCCTTTACCTCCCCGAACTAAATGAAACTTACCACTCCAAACACGGCGCTCTGCAAGAAACCCAACACGTTTTTATCCATAACGGACTACAATTATTTCATTCTCAATCCCTTGCTATTCTCGAAATAGGCTTTGGCACAGGGCTCAATGCCTTAGTTACCTATCAGCAACACAATAACTTACAGCTCAACATACATTATGAAACAACAGAGGCTTACCCCCTACAATGGGAGCAAGCCTCTATGATGAATTATCCCGAAATGCTCAGCGCACCTCTATTACACACTGTTTTCAAGCAAATACACACTTGCCCTTGGGGCGAAAACATCACCCTCTCGCCTACTTTCACTTTCAAAAAACGACTACAACGTTTTGAAACAATTACCGATAAACAGCAGTTTGACCTCATCTATTTCGATGCCTTTGGAGCACAAGTACAACCCGAATTATGGGAAGAAGACATTTTCAAACGAATGTACAATGCCCTTAAAAAAAACGGAATATTAGTAACTTATGCAGCTAAAGGAAGTGTACGCCGTGCAATGCAAGCCTGTGGCTTCACCGTTGAACGCCTTCCCGGACCTCCTATGAAAAGGGAAATGTTACGGGCTCGGAAGGATTAA
- a CDS encoding branched-chain amino acid aminotransferase, translating into MNLKIEKVKESRINEVDFSKLSFGKTFADHMFICEYKDGQWQNPTIKPYAPITLEPSASVFHYGQAVFEGMKAYKDEEGHVFLFRPEENYKRINKSCARLAMPEFPEEWFDKALKTLVDIDSDWVKPGFGNALYLRPFVIATSAGVQASPSKEYLFIIITAPVQAYYSGDVKVKIADYYSRAANGGFGFAKAAGNYAGQFFPTREAANEGYQQVMWTDDATHEFLEEAGTMNLWFRFGDTLVTCPTSERILDGVTRKSIIAMAEHLGIKTEVRPVRVSELIEAAENGTLKEAFGCGTAAVISPISGFGYKGKDYTVNRPAELYTDKIKEAILNIQYNKGLDPFGWRVQVK; encoded by the coding sequence ATGAATTTAAAAATTGAAAAAGTAAAGGAGAGTCGTATTAACGAAGTGGACTTTTCAAAGTTGAGTTTTGGTAAGACTTTTGCTGACCACATGTTTATTTGTGAGTACAAAGACGGGCAGTGGCAAAACCCTACCATTAAACCTTATGCGCCTATTACGCTTGAGCCATCGGCAAGTGTGTTTCACTATGGGCAGGCAGTTTTTGAGGGGATGAAGGCTTATAAAGACGAAGAAGGACATGTGTTTTTGTTTCGCCCTGAGGAGAATTACAAGCGTATTAACAAGTCATGTGCGCGTTTGGCAATGCCTGAGTTTCCGGAAGAGTGGTTTGACAAAGCGCTTAAGACATTGGTAGATATTGATAGTGATTGGGTAAAACCAGGTTTTGGTAATGCGTTATATTTGCGTCCGTTTGTAATAGCTACATCAGCAGGTGTGCAAGCATCACCTTCGAAAGAATATTTGTTTATTATTATTACTGCTCCGGTACAGGCGTACTATTCGGGCGATGTAAAGGTAAAAATAGCTGATTACTATAGCCGTGCGGCTAATGGAGGTTTTGGTTTTGCAAAGGCTGCAGGTAACTATGCAGGGCAGTTTTTCCCTACTCGTGAGGCTGCTAATGAAGGTTACCAGCAAGTGATGTGGACTGATGATGCTACACACGAGTTTTTGGAAGAAGCAGGAACAATGAACTTGTGGTTCCGTTTTGGGGATACTTTGGTTACTTGTCCTACTAGTGAGCGTATTTTGGATGGGGTTACCCGTAAGAGTATCATTGCTATGGCTGAACATTTGGGTATTAAGACAGAAGTGCGCCCTGTGAGAGTGAGTGAACTTATTGAAGCTGCAGAAAATGGAACATTGAAAGAGGCTTTTGGATGTGGAACAGCAGCAGTTATAAGCCCTATATCAGGATTTGGTTATAAAGGCAAGGATTATACTGTGAATCGTCCTGCTGAATTGTATACAGATAAGATTAAAGAAGCTATACTTAATATTCAGTATAACAAGGGGTTAGATCCTTTTGGCTGGAGAGTACAAGTTAAGTAG
- a CDS encoding DUF493 family protein, whose amino-acid sequence MRTEQELAEFYERLKNELLETSLWPTRYLYKFIIPTDDAKLAQLKEVFRDKEAEITTRPSSSDKYTGVSVSLIVKNPEEVIAFYKEAGKVEGILSL is encoded by the coding sequence ATGAGAACAGAACAAGAATTGGCAGAGTTTTATGAGCGGCTTAAAAATGAATTGTTGGAAACGAGCTTGTGGCCTACTCGTTATCTTTATAAATTCATAATTCCTACGGATGATGCTAAATTAGCTCAGTTAAAGGAGGTTTTTAGAGATAAAGAGGCTGAGATTACTACGCGGCCTTCATCAAGTGATAAATATACAGGAGTTTCGGTAAGCCTTATAGTTAAGAACCCTGAAGAAGTAATTGCTTTTTATAAAGAAGCAGGGAAAGTGGAAGGGATATTATCATTATGA
- a CDS encoding DUF4290 domain-containing protein translates to MTTLEYNTERPHLHIPEYGRHIQKMIEKAVLLEDREERNRTARSIVAVMGNLFPHLRDVPDFQHKLWDQLFIMSGFQLDVDSPYEKPTPTTLHKHPDHLQYPQHRLKYRFYGNIILRLISTCLTWEKGELREALEYSIANHMKKSFLTWNKEAVDDSVVFQHLYELSNGEIDLRRRREDLLDSQSLIRTKMNLTRKNQPQVYQHTQNKKGFNNKFNKKNNGRI, encoded by the coding sequence ATGACGACTTTAGAATATAATACGGAGCGCCCACACTTGCATATTCCAGAATATGGACGGCATATACAAAAGATGATTGAGAAGGCAGTATTGCTGGAAGATAGAGAAGAGCGCAATCGTACAGCACGTAGTATTGTAGCAGTGATGGGGAACTTGTTTCCTCACTTAAGAGATGTGCCAGATTTTCAGCATAAGCTATGGGATCAGCTTTTTATAATGTCGGGGTTTCAGCTGGATGTTGATTCACCTTATGAAAAGCCTACGCCTACTACGTTACATAAGCATCCTGACCACTTGCAGTACCCCCAACATAGACTAAAATATCGTTTTTATGGCAATATTATTTTAAGGCTTATTAGTACTTGTCTTACTTGGGAAAAGGGAGAATTACGTGAAGCCTTAGAATATTCTATAGCCAACCATATGAAAAAGAGTTTTCTTACTTGGAATAAGGAAGCTGTTGATGATAGTGTGGTTTTTCAGCACTTATATGAGTTGAGTAATGGAGAGATAGATCTTAGAAGGAGACGGGAAGACCTTTTGGATAGTCAGTCACTTATACGAACTAAGATGAATTTAACTAGAAAGAATCAGCCACAGGTGTACCAACATACACAGAACAAAAAAGGATTCAACAATAAATTTAATAAGAAAAATAATGGGCGTATTTAA
- the murA gene encoding UDP-N-acetylglucosamine 1-carboxyvinyltransferase, protein MGVFKIEGGIPLKGEITPQGAKNEALQVLCAVLLTDQKVTIHNIPDIQDVNKLISLLENLGVKIQKIGKGSYSFQADEVNVEYLKSESFHTEGQALRGSIMVVGPLLTRFGVGYIPKPGGDKIGRRRLDTHFDGFIKLGAHFKYDEDKFTYSVVADKLKGNYMLLEEASVTGTSNIIMAAVLAEGTTTIYNAACEPYVQQLCRMLNSMGADIQGIGSNLITINGVEHLNGCTHAILPDMIEIGSWIGLAAMTRSEITIKNVGWKHLGIIPAIFQKLGISFENRNDDIYIPAHTNGYEIQNYIDGSILTVADAPWPGFTPDLLSIVLVVATQARGEVLIHQKMFESRLFFIDKLIDMGAKIILCDPHRATVIGNDFRSPLRATLMTSPDIRAGIALLIAALSAKGTSTIYNIEQIDRGYENIDGRLKALGANIVRVN, encoded by the coding sequence ATGGGCGTATTTAAAATAGAAGGAGGTATTCCGCTGAAAGGTGAGATTACGCCTCAGGGAGCTAAGAATGAGGCTTTACAAGTGCTTTGTGCTGTTCTACTCACCGACCAAAAGGTTACTATTCATAATATTCCTGATATTCAGGATGTGAATAAACTAATTTCTTTGCTTGAGAATTTAGGAGTGAAAATCCAGAAGATAGGTAAGGGGTCATATAGCTTTCAGGCAGATGAGGTAAATGTGGAGTATCTGAAATCGGAGTCATTTCATACCGAAGGGCAAGCCTTAAGAGGCTCTATTATGGTAGTAGGACCTTTGCTTACACGTTTTGGGGTGGGATATATTCCTAAACCAGGAGGAGATAAGATAGGAAGACGTAGACTTGATACTCATTTTGACGGCTTTATTAAATTAGGAGCTCATTTTAAGTATGATGAAGATAAGTTTACTTATAGTGTAGTAGCTGATAAGCTGAAAGGGAACTATATGCTCTTGGAAGAAGCCTCGGTAACGGGAACCTCTAACATTATTATGGCAGCAGTATTAGCTGAAGGTACTACAACTATCTATAATGCAGCTTGTGAACCCTATGTACAACAGCTCTGCCGTATGCTGAATAGCATGGGAGCAGATATTCAAGGTATAGGATCTAACCTTATTACTATCAATGGAGTAGAACACTTAAATGGTTGTACCCATGCCATTTTGCCCGATATGATTGAAATAGGCAGCTGGATAGGTTTGGCAGCAATGACTCGCAGCGAAATAACAATTAAGAATGTGGGATGGAAACATTTAGGCATTATTCCTGCTATCTTTCAAAAATTAGGTATTAGTTTTGAAAATAGGAATGATGATATTTATATCCCAGCTCATACTAATGGTTATGAGATACAGAATTATATTGATGGTTCTATCCTTACAGTAGCTGATGCTCCTTGGCCTGGTTTTACACCTGACTTATTGAGTATAGTGCTCGTAGTAGCTACTCAAGCACGTGGTGAGGTGCTTATTCACCAAAAGATGTTTGAAAGCCGCCTCTTTTTTATTGATAAGCTGATAGATATGGGAGCTAAAATTATATTGTGTGACCCACACCGAGCTACAGTTATTGGTAATGATTTTAGGTCGCCACTGAGAGCAACTTTAATGACTTCACCTGATATACGTGCAGGTATAGCATTGCTTATAGCTGCTTTATCAGCAAAAGGTACTTCTACGATTTACAATATAGAACAGATAGATAGAGGGTATGAGAATATAGATGGAAGGCTTAAAGCTTTAGGAGCCAATATTGTGAGAGTAAATTAG
- a CDS encoding MalY/PatB family protein: MDYNFDEVVCRKHTDALKLEALAPRWGRTDLLPMWVADMDFKTPPFIVEVMKKRMECEVFGYTARPESWYEAIISWQARRHQWTITKEMISFVPGVVPALAMAVQSFTEHGEKVMIQQPVYNPFAQVVRNNHRELVNCPLELKDGQYHINFEVFEEKIKGCKLFLFCHPHNPGGRVWTREELQKVAAICAKNNVIIVADEIHADLTLPPYQHIPFATVSEEAAQNSVVFASPSKAFNMAGLATSYAVITNPTLRRRFESYVEGNELAAGNVFAFNTVVAAYHKGEKWLQQMLNYVQGNIDEVIHYIERYIPQLKVIVPQASYLVFIDFNALQLNQEEIVALCTNKAHLALNDGSIYGEEGTGYMRINLACPRSVVKQALIQLKEAVRTITNKKNEV, translated from the coding sequence GTGGATTACAATTTTGACGAAGTAGTTTGTAGAAAACACACAGATGCCTTGAAGTTAGAGGCATTAGCTCCTCGCTGGGGACGTACTGATTTGCTACCAATGTGGGTAGCCGATATGGATTTCAAAACACCTCCATTCATTGTAGAGGTGATGAAAAAACGTATGGAATGCGAAGTGTTTGGCTATACAGCCAGACCTGAGAGTTGGTATGAAGCTATTATCAGTTGGCAAGCACGCCGCCACCAATGGACAATTACCAAAGAGATGATTTCATTTGTACCTGGGGTAGTTCCTGCCTTAGCAATGGCTGTGCAAAGCTTTACCGAACACGGTGAAAAAGTGATGATTCAGCAGCCTGTATACAATCCTTTTGCACAAGTAGTTCGTAACAATCATCGCGAATTAGTGAACTGCCCTTTAGAATTAAAAGATGGGCAATATCACATCAATTTTGAAGTGTTTGAAGAGAAAATAAAAGGATGTAAGCTCTTCCTCTTCTGCCATCCTCATAACCCTGGTGGGCGTGTATGGACACGTGAAGAATTACAAAAAGTAGCTGCAATCTGCGCTAAGAATAATGTAATTATAGTAGCTGATGAAATCCACGCCGACCTTACCTTACCTCCATATCAGCACATCCCTTTTGCTACAGTAAGTGAAGAAGCTGCACAAAACTCGGTAGTATTTGCCTCTCCAAGTAAAGCATTTAATATGGCTGGATTAGCTACTTCGTACGCTGTAATTACTAACCCTACCTTGCGTCGCCGTTTTGAGAGTTATGTAGAGGGAAATGAATTAGCCGCAGGAAATGTTTTTGCGTTCAATACTGTAGTAGCAGCTTATCACAAAGGTGAGAAATGGCTACAACAAATGCTCAACTATGTACAAGGAAATATTGATGAAGTAATACATTACATCGAAAGATACATACCACAATTAAAAGTAATTGTGCCCCAAGCTTCTTATTTGGTATTTATAGATTTTAACGCATTGCAGCTCAACCAAGAAGAAATTGTAGCTTTGTGTACCAATAAGGCACACTTAGCCCTAAACGACGGATCTATCTATGGAGAGGAAGGTACTGGCTATATGCGAATTAATTTAGCTTGTCCAAGAAGTGTAGTAAAACAAGCATTGATACAACTGAAAGAAGCAGTTCGAACCATAACTAATAAAAAAAACGAGGTGTAA
- a CDS encoding DMT family transporter, giving the protein MKDIVKGYLAAFISAVTYGMIPLFMIPIKQQGFSVDAALFYRFITTSLFIMGYLFYRKETLHITPREVFIFLVLGLLYALSAEFLFLAYDLLSPGIASTIFFMYPLIVALALGIFFKEHITFRTMIALIVVLIGVFLLSVKDVTNFSINYIGAGVSLLGAISYALYMLIVNKSKISASGIKVSFYSTLFSSVYFLVKLWVIGTPLPIPEVKMSLLLTSFGIVTTLFSIITLIYAIRIIGSTPTAIIGVMEPIVAVAISIWIFQQESLTTNLIIGVLLIIIAVMIDILKPKKH; this is encoded by the coding sequence ATGAAAGATATAGTAAAAGGGTATTTAGCAGCTTTTATTTCAGCGGTTACTTATGGTATGATTCCGCTGTTTATGATTCCTATCAAACAGCAAGGTTTTTCAGTAGATGCGGCACTTTTCTATCGTTTCATTACTACAAGTCTCTTTATTATGGGGTATCTTTTCTACCGAAAGGAAACACTGCATATTACCCCGCGCGAAGTATTTATCTTTCTTGTATTAGGATTGCTGTACGCCCTTTCAGCAGAATTTCTCTTCCTTGCCTACGATTTACTCTCCCCAGGAATTGCTTCTACTATATTTTTTATGTATCCGCTAATAGTAGCACTTGCTTTAGGTATTTTCTTTAAAGAACATATCACCTTTCGCACAATGATAGCCCTTATTGTTGTACTGATAGGTGTTTTCTTACTCAGTGTAAAAGATGTAACAAACTTTTCAATCAACTATATAGGGGCAGGCGTATCACTACTTGGGGCAATTTCGTATGCACTCTATATGCTCATTGTCAATAAGTCAAAAATATCGGCTTCAGGAATAAAAGTATCGTTTTATTCTACCTTATTTTCTTCAGTTTATTTTCTTGTAAAATTATGGGTTATAGGTACTCCTCTTCCTATCCCCGAAGTAAAGATGAGTTTACTACTCACAAGTTTCGGTATAGTAACTACCCTGTTTTCTATCATCACCCTTATTTATGCTATCAGAATAATAGGTTCTACCCCTACAGCTATCATTGGGGTAATGGAACCCATTGTAGCAGTAGCTATCAGTATTTGGATATTCCAGCAAGAAAGTCTTACAACAAATCTTATTATAGGAGTGCTACTCATTATCATTGCAGTAATGATAGATATTTTGAAGCCTAAGAAACATTGA
- a CDS encoding diacylglycerol kinase family protein codes for MEFIRKRLKSLQYVFQGLFYLIKNEPPVMVHIVISLVWVILGFCFGITTNEWIVQLLCIAIVLSVEGLNTAVEKLCDFIHPDHHKTIGIIKDVAAGSVGFAVIPVSVVLCIIYYPYVMKLF; via the coding sequence ATGGAATTTATAAGAAAAAGACTCAAAAGCTTACAATATGTATTTCAAGGTTTGTTTTATTTAATAAAGAATGAACCTCCTGTGATGGTACATATTGTCATCTCTTTAGTATGGGTGATTTTAGGCTTTTGTTTCGGCATTACTACCAATGAATGGATTGTACAACTATTGTGTATTGCTATAGTACTGTCAGTCGAAGGTCTCAATACAGCTGTCGAGAAACTCTGTGACTTCATCCACCCCGATCATCATAAAACTATCGGGATTATCAAAGATGTTGCTGCTGGAAGTGTAGGCTTTGCTGTGATACCTGTAAGCGTCGTGCTCTGTATCATCTATTATCCTTATGTAATGAAACTCTTTTAA
- a CDS encoding polyprenol monophosphomannose synthase — protein sequence MLIVIPTYNEIENIEAIIKAVFAQSDKFHILIVDDNSPDGTADKVRELQNIYPNRLFLEVRTEKKGLGTAYIHGFQWALTHNYEYIFEMDADFSHNPADLLRLYEACQQGADVAIGSRYVKGVNVVNWPLQRILLSYGASIYVRVITGMKIKDPTAGFVCYHRRVLEHINLKTIRFVGYAFQIEMKYRAYLKKFKITEVPIIFTDRTKGKSKMNKSIIREAIFGVIGMRFKK from the coding sequence TTGTTAATTGTCATCCCTACATATAATGAAATTGAAAATATAGAAGCTATCATAAAGGCAGTATTTGCCCAAAGTGATAAGTTTCATATCCTCATTGTAGACGACAATTCTCCTGATGGTACCGCCGATAAGGTACGCGAATTACAAAATATTTACCCTAACCGACTCTTTTTAGAGGTACGCACCGAGAAAAAAGGTTTAGGAACCGCTTATATTCACGGATTTCAGTGGGCATTGACACATAACTATGAATATATTTTTGAGATGGACGCCGATTTCTCTCATAACCCTGCTGACCTCTTGCGACTTTATGAGGCTTGCCAGCAAGGAGCTGATGTTGCAATAGGGTCGCGTTATGTAAAAGGGGTGAATGTAGTGAACTGGCCCCTGCAACGCATTTTGTTATCCTATGGGGCTTCTATCTATGTGAGGGTGATTACGGGAATGAAAATTAAAGATCCTACTGCTGGTTTTGTGTGTTATCATCGAAGAGTATTAGAGCATATCAACCTCAAAACTATTAGATTTGTGGGCTATGCTTTTCAAATAGAAATGAAGTATCGCGCTTATCTCAAGAAGTTTAAAATTACAGAAGTACCTATTATCTTTACAGATAGAACTAAAGGAAAATCAAAAATGAATAAAAGCATTATCCGTGAAGCTATCTTTGGCGTTATCGGAATGCGATTTAAAAAATAA
- a CDS encoding aminotransferase class I/II-fold pyridoxal phosphate-dependent enzyme translates to MKDLFEHIYANKGSIGRWSDHAEGYYVFPKLEGELGPHMKFQGKEILNWSINDYLGLANHPEVRKVDAEAAAEYGAAYPMGARMMSGHTTMHEELEKRLAKFVHKEASYLLNFGYQGMVSIIDALVTKNDVIVYDVDAHACIIDGVRLHFGKRYTYQHNDMESFEKNLERAAKLAETTGGGILVISEGVFGMRGEQGKLKEIVALKKKYPFRLLVDDAHGFGTLGPRGEGTGVHQGVQDEIDVYFSTFAKSMAGIGAFVAGNTKVVDYLKYNLRSQMFAKSLPMIYVKGALKRLEMMETMPELQQKLWDNVNRLQNGLKERGFNIGNTNTCVTPVFLHGSIPEAMAMVNDLREHYGIFLSIVVYPVIPKGMILLRIIPTASHSKEDIDRTLEAFSAIREKLETGVYRAMNAELTKEMGDM, encoded by the coding sequence ATGAAAGATTTATTTGAGCATATTTATGCAAATAAAGGAAGTATAGGGCGCTGGTCAGACCACGCCGAGGGGTATTATGTATTCCCTAAATTAGAAGGTGAATTAGGTCCTCATATGAAATTCCAAGGAAAAGAAATCCTCAACTGGAGTATCAACGATTATTTAGGACTTGCAAACCACCCCGAAGTGCGCAAAGTAGATGCCGAAGCAGCTGCTGAATATGGTGCGGCTTACCCTATGGGAGCTCGTATGATGAGTGGGCATACTACAATGCACGAAGAACTCGAAAAACGTTTGGCTAAGTTTGTTCACAAAGAAGCCTCTTATTTGCTCAACTTTGGTTACCAAGGAATGGTATCTATCATTGATGCTTTGGTTACCAAAAACGATGTGATTGTATATGATGTTGATGCACACGCTTGTATCATCGATGGGGTACGCTTGCACTTTGGCAAACGCTATACCTATCAGCACAACGATATGGAGAGCTTTGAAAAAAACTTAGAACGTGCTGCCAAATTAGCTGAAACTACAGGAGGCGGTATCTTGGTGATTTCAGAAGGTGTTTTCGGGATGCGTGGCGAACAAGGCAAACTTAAAGAGATTGTAGCCCTTAAAAAGAAATATCCTTTCCGCCTTTTGGTAGACGATGCACACGGTTTTGGTACCTTGGGTCCTCGTGGAGAAGGAACTGGTGTTCATCAAGGCGTACAAGATGAAATTGATGTCTATTTCTCTACTTTTGCCAAATCAATGGCTGGTATTGGGGCTTTCGTAGCTGGAAATACCAAAGTAGTAGATTATCTTAAATATAACCTCCGCTCTCAAATGTTTGCTAAATCACTTCCAATGATTTATGTAAAAGGTGCTTTGAAACGTTTGGAAATGATGGAAACAATGCCTGAACTACAACAAAAGTTATGGGATAACGTAAATCGTTTGCAAAACGGACTTAAAGAGCGTGGATTCAATATCGGTAATACCAATACTTGCGTAACGCCTGTATTCTTGCACGGTAGTATTCCTGAAGCAATGGCGATGGTAAACGACCTACGCGAGCACTATGGTATTTTCCTTTCTATTGTAGTTTATCCAGTGATTCCAAAAGGAATGATACTCTTGCGCATTATTCCTACCGCTTCACATAGTAAAGAAGATATCGACCGTACTTTGGAAGCATTTTCAGCGATTCGTGAAAAACTCGAAACAGGCGTATACCGCGCTATGAATGCTGAGCTTACTAAAGAAATGGGAGATATGTAA
- a CDS encoding PLP-dependent cysteine synthase family protein, producing MKINESLNVHSSLLQLIGNTPLLELHKITKNLKGRYFAKLEAFNAGHSAKDRVAKYIVEDAERKGLLKPGYTIVETSSGNTGYSLAMISALRGYRCIIAISDKSSHDKVEMLQALGAEVHLCPSNVAPDDPRSYYEVAKRIHNETPNSIYINQYFNPLNPEAHYLSTGREIWEQTQGEITHVVVCSGTGGTISGIARYLKEQNPNVQVLGVDAYGSAIKKYHDTRQFDPAEVYPYKIEGMGKNLIPTATNFDVIDEFIKVTDKDAALTARELARTEGLFMGYTSGAAMQAVKQYAEAGKFDENSIVVALLADHGSRYMNKIYSDDWMKKQGFIS from the coding sequence ATGAAAATAAACGAATCATTGAACGTACATAGCAGCTTACTACAACTCATTGGCAATACACCTCTATTGGAATTGCACAAAATTACCAAAAATCTTAAAGGTCGCTATTTTGCTAAACTCGAAGCCTTTAACGCAGGTCATTCTGCCAAGGACAGAGTAGCCAAATATATCGTTGAAGATGCCGAACGCAAAGGACTTCTCAAACCAGGATATACTATTGTAGAAACTAGTTCGGGTAATACGGGCTACAGTTTGGCGATGATAAGTGCTCTAAGAGGCTACCGCTGTATCATTGCAATTAGCGATAAATCTTCTCACGACAAAGTGGAAATGCTACAAGCTTTAGGAGCTGAAGTGCATTTGTGTCCTTCAAATGTTGCTCCCGATGACCCTCGTTCTTACTACGAAGTAGCCAAACGCATCCACAACGAAACTCCTAATTCTATCTATATCAATCAGTATTTCAATCCACTAAACCCTGAGGCTCATTACCTTTCTACCGGTCGTGAAATATGGGAACAAACCCAAGGAGAAATCACTCACGTAGTAGTATGTAGTGGTACAGGAGGTACCATTTCGGGGATTGCGCGCTATCTCAAAGAACAAAATCCTAACGTACAAGTATTGGGGGTAGACGCCTATGGTTCAGCTATCAAAAAATACCACGACACTCGTCAGTTTGACCCTGCCGAAGTATATCCATACAAAATAGAAGGAATGGGTAAAAACCTAATTCCTACCGCTACTAATTTTGATGTTATTGATGAGTTCATCAAAGTAACTGATAAAGATGCGGCACTCACCGCTCGTGAATTGGCACGTACTGAAGGACTTTTTATGGGTTACACCAGTGGGGCTGCTATGCAAGCCGTAAAACAATATGCCGAGGCAGGTAAGTTTGATGAAAACAGCATTGTAGTTGCCCTTCTCGCCGACCACGGTTCGCGCTATATGAACAAAATTTATAGTGACGATTGGATGAAAAAGCAAGGATTTATTAGTTAA
- a CDS encoding Na(+)-translocating NADH-quinone reductase subunit F yields the protein MTPLTGQELHNLAMNIVGEALQKELQWEFLLVNSELKRDPQFVCVDKNNQKYFIIVRAVPYGDDPTQYDMVFMEVVRKHAEKHNTRTFYAGVGLSNVTDETLPLYKDEPYKLNFQGLIEI from the coding sequence ATGACGCCCCTTACAGGTCAAGAACTCCACAATTTAGCGATGAATATTGTAGGGGAAGCCTTACAAAAGGAACTACAATGGGAATTCCTATTGGTGAATAGTGAACTCAAGCGCGACCCTCAGTTTGTATGTGTAGACAAGAACAACCAAAAATACTTTATCATTGTGCGGGCAGTACCCTATGGCGACGACCCTACTCAGTACGATATGGTATTTATGGAAGTGGTGCGCAAACACGCCGAAAAACATAACACTCGCACTTTCTATGCAGGTGTAGGGCTTAGCAATGTAACAGATGAAACCCTCCCTCTATATAAAGATGAACCTTATAAACTCAACTTTCAAGGGCTCATTGAAATTTGA